The genomic interval ctaCAAATTCCATGATTATCCATCCATATTACATTACCTATGATCAAGAGTCAGTTGTTTGGCCACTTAAGGAAGCACTAATTAACCTATCACAAGTTATTTTACCCTCATTAAGCATCAAAGGCCACAGTGCTGCAAGTAATAATACTACATCATGCTAGTGTAGAAAGATATGCTAAAATCGTCTTACTAAGATTCTGAAATGCCAGTAAAAGGATGACTGACTGGACTGTCAATGCCATGGGATTATTAAAAGCACGTGCCGGAAATATTACAACATGATAATTTCTACAGCCGCTGCTGGATATCCTATCATCTTGTACATAAATCAAGCATGCCAATGTAATTCAGGTACAAATAAATATCAAAAACCATACCTCAACACCTGCACCTCGATGATAATCCATAGTTAAGGTTTCAGCCGtcctttttccttcatcataGCAACTCCTCTCGCCTAATGACCACATTCACCAAATTAGACAAACATATAACAGAGAAACAAGccaccaaaacaaaaaattgatgCACTGATACTAGCTGCTTACCAATTGGATTGACATTTCCCCAGTAGGTCTCTTTCTGAGGATGCTGAAGCGGATCACCATAAACCTCACTCGTGCTTGTCAGCAAAAACCTCGCCCCCACTCTCTTTGCAAGCCCCAACATATTAAGAGTACCCATCACATTTGTCTTGTAAAACTCACCAAGTCAAGGATctcaaataattaaacattATTCAATCAAACACAAAAACGCACCATATTCTAtccaaaacaataataaaaacatatataaaaatgcaaaaacAAACTTCAAATGCCCAATGCAAATGCGAAATGgacatgaaaaataaaggatATGATGGTTTTAACGggattatatttataatgaaCCGGAGAAGCAGGGCAAGCTAAGTGATAGATCTGATCCACTTCTAAGAGAATAGGCTCAACGACGTCGTGTCGAATGAGTTCGAACCTCGGATTACCAAAAAGATGAACCACATTCTCTTTCCTCCCAGTGAAGAAATTATCAATAACAATCACTTCATCGCCTCTTCCAATTAGCTTATCGACAAGATGACTCCCAACGAACCCAGCCCCGCCCGTGACCACGATCCTCATTCTCCGCCGTCCGATCCCAACAGGGACACGCCCTACCTTGCCATGAAAGGGCTTGTTGGAATCGGCGGAATAGGAACCGGAGGCGTCCTGGGTGTGGGAAATGGTGGCAGTCGTGGTGGTGGTGTTGGTGTCGGTGGAAAAAGATCTGGGGATTGAGGAACGGACCTCGGTTGGGCCTAAACGGGAGAGAGTGGGCTGGAGGATGAAAAAAGTGGAGCCAATTAAAATGCCGACGAGGATAAAAAGAAGTCGTTGTTCTTTGAAGAGATAGTTAATGGATCTAGGGAGAGATCTGGGTTGTTTTAAGGATTTCGGTGAGTAAGGAGGTGTTTGGTTTGATGGGATCTCCTCATCTCGCCTATGGTTCACGCTTGATTGCTTGTGTAACTGTTTCATCTCTGGTTTTCTGGGAATTCAATGAATGAAGAaatccttcttctttcttcagCTATTTTTCTCTTGGGTTTGGCTTTGGTTTTTATGGGGTTGGAGGAGTGAAGCTGAAGTTGAAGCTGGAAGCCTGGAACACGTTTCAATTCATTgctttttacccaaaaattgAAGAGGGCCAGAGACAGAGAAATGGAGAGACGTAAGAGGAGAGACGGGAGGGGGTCATTCTCTTGAAAAGTAGTTACAAGAGCACAAGATTGAGTATTCCGGTGGATAAACGAACAAAATTAGGCGCCATGCTCCCGCAGACAGTACTATGTTTCTACGGCTGTGATTTTTTCCCTATTTGATGATCATGTTAGTGGCATCAGAATATTAAGTTCATTGTCCGTTTAGTTAAGATATAGATTCGAATGCccttttcttaattaaaaaaattaataaatttattcctATTTTAGCAGATTAATGATGCATAAAGAATGCTTACAAGCTCCATGCAATTTGACTTGAAATAGCAATTTTCAAATACAAGTACGAGATATTATTAATCAATGTTCTCCGTGAATAATTTTCattctcataaaaaaataaattattaatttatttaataaaatcataaaattctaaataaataaattttgagtAGAGGgtatttgataattttgttaaacaaaattaacaatttaatctcGAGATgttaattgaaagaaaaatatttgtaaGATGTTTGAATTGCGAGAAGTGAAGGTGGAATTTACcttttttatgtaaattttgtaataattaattattgaattatATAAGTAGGTGTATGTCATATCTtgaatcttatttttcttttttctttttttttgaaaatttaaatctaaaaaaattaattgttgaaATATTTTGCTTTGATTAGAACTTACATAGTGCTGTCATGTCAGCACGTTGTGCAAACATTGTTATAAAAGCATTGCATGTAGAGATCAAAGGACCCAACATTAAGAACCGCACATGCTTCCATCGAACTGAAGAAATCATTGACAAGGCAATGGGAAATAAAAGTGTGGAAATGGTTGATGGTTGCAAACCACAACATAGACAAAAGACTTTAACCTACTTACATTAAATTTTAACAACAAAATCTAATGATGTTTCAATTCATtcaacccccccccccccccctttttttttttttgctctaaATCTTAAATTAGGGGGGGAAATGGTGTGGAAATTAAGAgcaataatttgtaaaattattCCCAAATAGATGTGGGCATGGAGTCCCTTCCTCCCACCATCAGGCCCAGGCTAAACGTTAAGTGCCTTATTGGGCCAAGAAATTAAGCCCTAATTAAGAAAAGCCCGAGCGATCCAAAGCCTTAATTTGGCTTCTCAGTCAACAAAGCGAAAGCTTCCAATTTCTAGGGTTTTGACAGGGAGGAGCACAGCCGCGGCAGCAAAGCTCACAATGGGTAAGATGAACAAACGCATATTCAgttcctttttaatttcaaagttgatttcttttttatgcctaatttgatgtgatttttttttttttgtggttgGAAAGCGAGGATAAAGGTTCACGAGCTGAGGAACAAGTCCAAGACGGAGCTGTTGAGCCAATTGAAGGACTTGAAAGCAGAGCTCGCTCTCCTCCGCGTTGCTAAGGTCACCGGCGGTGCCCCTAACAAGCTCtcgaaaatgtaaaaattacCCATATTTACcctctcattttctctttaattcCCCTTACATATATTGATTCTGAAATGTATAACTTTTTTTGGTGCAGAAAAGTTGTGAGGTTATCTATCGCGCAGGTTTTGACGGTGATATCGCAGAAGCAAAAATCGGCGCTTCGAGAAGCttataagaagaagaagttccTTCCTTTGGATCTCCGTCCCAAGAAGACACGTGCCATTCGCCGACGCCTTACCAAACACCAggtttattaaaatttttatattttttaaaatttcacttattGAAATATTGGTAGTTTAGGTGgttgaatattatgtatatatatacaaagaGGTACTGTGTCGTGATGATAAGATTGGTACTTTAAAGCTAGCTTTTCTGATGGTGGTTGGCTTGGTTTGTGATGGCATAGATAATAATGTAGTGCAATGTAGGGCTTGGAATGGTTGAGGCCTGGCATGGAACTGTGGGTGGATTTTATGGAATGGAGGCATATCTTTTAAGTGTCTCGTAATCTTAGTTTCTCTATGGGATGGAATGGGGGATAATTGTTTTGTATTCATAATAAATCTTGTTATAGCAGGAGCCAAGGTTCTCCTGGGGATGGATCGGTTGCATAATGAAGTGCATTACATGAAAGACATATCAATCAACCAGTTAAGGATCGGAATTTTAATGTTGAACTAGTGCCAGAATTTGGTATTGCGGTGGAACTCATTTATCAAAGAATATAAGGCTCTCTTTTTCGCCCGAGGATCATGAAACAAATAATTGTATATTAGaagaaaaatactaaaataattcataaattgTTAGAGATGGAAAAGAATGCTTAGCTTAGCTTAGCTGTAAAAGAACAAGATCGGATGAAGATATTGTTCATGATTCTAACAAACAACATAATTACATAATTCTAGCACTTAGAATTATGGTTACCCCGTCTCATTGATGAGTTCCAACATTAATACATAATTTTGGCAACCCCTAGTCATTGATAAGTCCTAAACCCAGGATCTTAAGTGCCAGAATTATGTATTGACAGAATCAGGGACAAAATCTTCATCCGGTTTTGTTTCTACTATTAAAAGTTGAGTGATAGAATAGATGTGTTTGTGGCGAATGTGTTCTTACTTGAttgatgatatataaatacaaaaaggaagagaagggGAAGGGACCAAACCAAAAGCAGCCTCCTTCTCATTGATGATAGCCTAAGGTTTAGAAGTTGCCACTTTGATGAGCCAAAAAAGAGTTACCCCTTTGGTAATTAATCAGGTGTAGATTTTGATGAGTTACAGGGACTTTTAAGTTTGAACAAACCTAAGCTAAGcattcttttatatttatgataatttatgaattatcttgatatttttttagtaCACAATTATCTGTTCCATGGTCCTCATGCATATAAAGAGCCTTAAATTTGGATGATGACTAAACCTTGGTTGCTCTCTGTGGGTTTGGCATAGTGTGGATGTATCGTATGGTTATATTCAAGGGTTATGGttggttctttctttctttctttctttttttcttggtgTTTGGTAGGGCAATAGTCTACTGAAAAGACCTGAATTGATGGTACTTTTGATACTCTTTCCTGAAGTTTAcaatctcttttttctttttgcaaagCTATATTTGCAAGTAATCCTgcatttttttcaacaatGTTTTAATTGGAGGAAAACAAGAAGGAAAAGAGCATGATAGTTTGGTCAATTTTGTTTATCATTGTACGATATCCAAAAATTGACCACCAACAATAATCAGCAATTCCTGGTCTAGAGCTGTGCCATTGATGAGCTATTGCTAGGCAAATCAATCAAAGTAATGAAATATTAGATATTTAGTAAAATTTGGACCACTTATTAGTGGTCAATTCAGATTGACTCTAGGGTTTTGCATAGACGGTGTGGCTCCTATAGGGTCTGGCAGATTGTACAAATTTGAGTATGAGGTCAGGCCGTAACTTTTGTAGGGCTCAGCCATTTCTCATTGGGCTAACAAGTAGCCATTTTGGTCACTAATCAGCTTCCAATTTCAAACCCTAAAAACCTAAATTGGACTTTGTTTTACAAACAACCACAGTGAGAGTAGAATCCTGACCTTTTAATCTGAAGTCAAACACGCTAATCCACTGCGCTATGAAGTGCATTACATGAAAGATATATCAATCAACCAGGTAAGGATCggaattttaatgtttaactATTGCCAGAACTAGGTATTGACGTTGGAACTCATTTAACTAAAGAATATAAGGCTCTTTTGTTTTGCTTGAGGATCATGAAACAAATAATTgtatattagaaaaaaaattactaatcTAATTCATAATTACATAATTCTTGCACTTAGAATTATGGTTACCCCTTCTCATTGGTGAGTTCCAACGTTAGTACATAATTTTGGCACTTAGAATTATGGAAACCCATCTCATTGATAAGTTCTAACCCTAGGATTTTAAGTGTCAGAATTATGTACTGGGGACAAAATCTTAATccgattttgtttttttcctagAAGACATAACTAAAAGCTGAGTGATAGAATAGATGTGTTTGTGATGAATGTGTTTTTACTCGATTGATGATATATGAATACAAAAAGCAAGAGAGTGGGGAGGGACCAAACAAAAAGCAGCCTCCTTCTTATTGATGATAGCCTGAGGTTTGGAAGTTGCAACTTTGATGAGCCAAAAAAGAGTTGCAGGTTTGGTAGTTAATGAGGTGAagatttttatgaattatagGGACTTAAAGTTTGAACAAAACTAAGCTAAGCATTCTTTTCTGTTTATGATAATTTATGAATTagcttaatatttttttagtgCACAATTATTTGTTTCATGGTCCTCAAGCATATAAAGAGCCTTAAATTTGGATGATGACTAAACCTTGGTTATGCTTTGTAGCTTTGGCATAGTGTGGATGTATGTTATAGTTAAATTCAAGGATTATGGTTggttgtttctttctttcttttttcttggtgTTTGGTAGGGCAATAGTCTACTGAAAAGACTTGAATTGATGGTACTTTTGATACTTTTCCCGAAGCTTACAGtcactcttttccttttgtaaaGCTATTTTCGCAGGTAATCCTGCATTTCTCCCAACAATGTTTTAATGCACTAATTTGTTATTCTGGCTTTTAATGCAGGCATCTTTGAAGACAGAGCGAGAAAAGAAGAGGGAGATGTATTTCCCATTAAGGAAATATGCTATCAAAGTGTAATGGAGCCAAttgttctctttctttttttgtgtgAGTTACTTGTTTAGAAGTCTAAAAAGTTCTGAATCGCGGTTTAGATGCAGCCTATATGAGCATCATTTTTGTCCCTTTATCAGTTTTTCCATAAGAACATCTTGCTTGAGCATTTATAATATGATTTATCATTTCAGAATGTGTTTTTAACTCATGCAAGTCCTTGTCAAAAACCTTGTTTAAAGTAGTAGAATCAACAAGCTTAGATACACCTTTGCCTGTTATTTCATATCTCATTTTGAACAGTTTCCTTTTCCCACATTCTCCCTTCCTCCTCCCTCTCGTCCTGTATTCCATACAGTTACAGCTCGATATGAGCAGCACATGCTGTTGGTAAAAGTGATTGCTTtggaaataaagaaaattcacTGTTAAGACAACAGGACAGTGGTATGAAGTAACCCATGGAGAGGATCTTTTTGGGACTCGAGTTCATTTGTGGAAGTTCAATTAGAGGgaaaaaacaaggaaaagagcATGATAGTTTGGTCAATTTCGTTTATCAGAAAAAATTGAGCACCAACAATAATCAGCAATCCCTGATCTAGAGCTAGAGCTGTGCCATTGATGAGCTATCGCTAGGTAATAATCAGAGCAACcaatttaatgaaatattaGATATTTAGTAGAAGCTGGACCACTTGTTATGGGTCAATTCAAATTGAATCCAGGAGTTTACGTAGATGGAAGTAGCTCCTGTAGGGTCAGGCAGATTGTACAAATTTGAGTGCAGGGTCTGGCCGAAACATTTATAGGGCTCAGCCATTTCTCATTGAGTTAACAAGTCTCTAATTTTTGGCTACTAATCAGCTTCCAATGTCAAACCTAAAATACCAAAAagttaagattttattttattctcgaCCACAGTGGGAGTCGAACCCACGACCTTTTGATCCGAAGTCAAACGCGCTAATCCACTGCGCTATGCGGTCGGATGAATGCCTCTCCTCTATGGTTTACTATACTCAACCtaatcctttttttcttcGGAGTCAGAAATCTCAGGGTTATAGAATGGCGAGCTGTGTTTAATATTAACcacttttaaatttataacgaagaaccttttttcacttttttgaATGGAACATATGAACTTATGGCTCTGTCAATTTAAtacctaaaataaaaaagaaatacaatcttttttttcaattggAAATTTGGAATTTTGATCTCTATTTCATTGTAATGTTTCATACTAAAAATTTATGAATCTAGATGGGTGAGCAAATGAGTGGATTAAGTGGTTTGGTTCGCCATACTTAaagaccaaatagatcaaatatttttaaaaaatcgaTCAAAACTGACCAAacataaagaaaaaccaaaccaaccaaatataaaattgatttggtCGGTTTGATTTTGGACCAATGGATCAAAATTTTAccacttttttttataaattataatattaaaacttataaacttcattcataattataaaatatacaaaatatgtataaattaaataaataaatatatatataatattactttattatatatatgaaacaaATGATAcaacttatatgttataaaaattaagataataattaataaggttattaagtgtaatcatataaataatgtttattataagttatagtaaTACTTacgtataaattaaatatatataatatttatacaattatttttatatttataatattttatattacgaAACATTACTAAggtgtaataattataacatattaatatttaagatatttactatcatatattacaatattaacatataagttatatcatttaaaatttataacttgtaatttcatattaatacatatttataaataaatatatatataattaaaattaaattgttataattatgatttgtatatgtacataaaataaacaaagatattttaagtatattattaattaagtttactatcaatttttcttaatatatataaatatatatatatataattaatttagttttttggtctaaaaattttaaaaccaagaaCCGactaaaaaatcaattgaatcaAACATTTTGAACCAATTAATCCAATGAATTAATTAGATTAAACCGTTTTACTCAAATCACATTTAGTTTAAATAGGTAAATAGTctggttttgttttgtttaccCCTACATAGATGACTATGTGGAGAAATCATCACCAAATATCATTCAATTAACAATGGGAATTCAAACCCATGATCTTCAAATCAACGACACATGGGAATGGGATACCCAAAGTTTCAACGGTACAGTTTTCAATAACCGTGGTCCTGTTTGCAAGTATATAATTCAACAGTACTTGGAAGCATCAACTCGTTAGCTCCTAAGTGTAAACACATCAAAGTAATTCCTTCTTCTAGTCTTCATAGTCATTCTGGGGACGAAAGAATATGAAACTTGTGTAAGAAATACTCACCCCTTGAAACTCTTCTTTCCTCTTAGTTCTGCGCCATGATTGTCACAACgtactttgttttcttgctatgGGCAGCTGCTATTTTGGAACTCATTTGTcaaatcaattttcatttcTAAATTGGCCTAAATTGACAAATAGGGCAGCAGAtgccataattttttttcacagAGAAACTAGTACTATAGGATGATGTCACGAGATCATTATTATCTTCTtaaaagattaattaatttaataaaatgtaCAACATCCGTATTTAAAAATCTCTCAAAATATCTCTATCTATTCGATATGAGATTGAAATAATTTGCGAACTTGACAAAATGTTCAACCTCCATGCTtataaaaatctcaaaatcttcCTACTTGCTCGACATGATATTTGAAATGTCTTACTTCATCTGAAGTGCTTGACATGATACTAATACGGTGATCCAAAGTTTTCCGGATTTTAACTTGTTCATGTTTAAAATTATGATCAATAGTGTATCATGAATATTCAATATTAAcacatattatataaaaatcaaagtagGTATATTAAGAACctggaaaattgaaatttatattcatTAAAGAATTAGGTGTTAAAAGGACGGGGAGGATTATATCTGCTTTGGACCAAGGGGAAAAATTATATGGATGCAAAGATATATAGATCTCGATATTTCAAAGCAAGTTGGCAGCTTGTAGAAGGAAATAATGGTTTAAAGACACCTAACAACAGTTGAACACTATATTGTGAAACCCTTTGTCTACAAAAGGGTTTCAAGTCCACTCATATTTATTCTTACGTTGCTGCTGGCGCTGCTGCCATGGACGTGATCAGTTGCATGTCAGCCGTGCAAGTAGGAAGTTGTCATTAAAGCTTTCCTTCAGATTCTTGCACCATAGCATATATATGCGAATCCAGTTATATCTAACCTATAAGCCTGAGATCTCATGTAGCATAAATTCATGGCACCCCACTGGCTGAGCTCTCTGTATCAGGTCAATGCACTGCACCCTTCAGCATAGCTCATTAACTTAATACGTGACATCTAGAGGCTACAGCAAGATATATATTTGTAGAGTTTCTATTAGCTTTAAACAGGTACATTTAATTGATCTAAACTTCATGTCGGACCAAAGAATTGTCAGTTTCTCTTGGAATGATCGTGCATGAACCGTACGTCCGCTATCACTATCAGTGGGGGAGCCTTGACGATATACTCAGTTATGCAAGTAGAAATTAAGTTCGAATTACGTGTACGGATTCGAAGAGATTGTTCGTTTTACGCAACTTTTCATTAGCTGGAAATAACCCAAATGGGACTGAAAGCATATATTCGTCGCCTTATACCATTTTTTCGCtatgctttttcttttgaggACAGATCATACACGTACGGCCTTTGCCTTGTAGTCATAATCTATCGGACAAAGGTTTAGACGTAATTTTCAAAGGAAACTTAATCAGGAATTAACTTTGTATTGACGGATATTCatttttgaattataattataaatttgagAACGACTAATTAAATTCATGAATGACTTTTATATGATAATAATTCTGATTAAATTCATGAACACCAAACAACTGTGTGGTTTTCCAAACTCAAAACGTCACTAATTGTTTGGTCGCTGAACGCAACAGGTTCGGTTTGTTCAAGTTGTTAGCAAATGCGGTGTGTGGTGACGAATGCCAAGGGCAAAATTTTCATGACAAGGacatgtaattttattttattttatttttccactTTGTCCTGATTTGTAATGTGATTGCTGATTACTTTGTGGTGCCGGAGCCTCAGACAATGATAGGTGGTATATTTGACGGGCAAAACTTTAGGAGAATTGCACTATTTAGTATAAATGTTTTGGTTGAccaaaactattttttattttaatatatgtgTCTTGATTAATTAAAAGGGCAACTTGATTAAAACCTTAATTacccaaaaaattttaatttataaaattttttgtagaTCTTAAAATTTGACTGATAGGATATAGTGTATGGCGTACAATAATTAAGAAGGCATGAAAATTGatcattaaattgaaatactTTTACACATCCTTGCCCTTTCCCACCCTTTCTATCAAACaaaatcttagtcaaaattttcaaaatcctcTCCCACTTGATTAGGAGATCAGACCAATCTTTACTAATTTCCatcttataataataataataacattaaaaatcaaatgagaAATGAAGCATCTAGTGGAATGGAAAATGTGGGTTTGAAATTGCAAACTTACAAGTCATTCAACAAAAATTTGTTCAATTGTTCATCAGTCTCATTGCTTACGCAATTCAAATCCCTTTAAGAGtcttcttctgtttttttaaattaatgacGTAACTGTTCAAGAATTAAATGGGATGCCCTTTGACCGCCGGAAATTAAAGATTACCTGCCTAGGCCTAGGCACCTCGGAATGGTCATGGTGCCCCAGCTGTAAGCTTGCAGCAAGACAGGTTGGACCTGGTAAAATTATTTCAGACCATACCACAAATTAAAGCCGTCACGAAAGACCCCGTGAACCGGTATAGAAATTCAAAGGCTGATGAAAATTTCGTAGCCCAAAGAATCGATGCATGATAGTCTAGATTGGTCTTTCGCAAGTCTAGAGGCCGCACACCACTACAATTGTTGCCACGTCCTGTTAAATAAGGcgtaatattaaaaaaaattaactatttaaaatttttttatattttttattttatttaattaaatttttatatatattttttaagttaaataaattttaatcattaatgatcgatttaatcaaaatattagaCGTTGACATGACATGTttatatatcataattaataataatttgatatattgatatatcataattgatgaggACGTAACATGTTAATTTAACATAATAACATAATTATATGGCATTTTTTACTTTCATATCAACATTATGCTAAGtgatatatgaaaataaaatgacaaataatattttaattaatgacaattaatctattattagttataaaagtttatttgatccaaaataaaagtataagtatttgattgaatataataaaaatatcaaagtttatttaaatttttttaaaatagtttaagaacttatttgagtattatgcttaaaatttaaaaactttattattaattatatca from Theobroma cacao cultivar B97-61/B2 chromosome 5, Criollo_cocoa_genome_V2, whole genome shotgun sequence carries:
- the LOC18597835 gene encoding 60S ribosomal protein L35, with product MARIKVHELRNKSKTELLSQLKDLKAELALLRVAKVTGGAPNKLSKIKVVRLSIAQVLTVISQKQKSALREAYKKKKFLPLDLRPKKTRAIRRRLTKHQASLKTEREKKREMYFPLRKYAIKV
- the LOC18597834 gene encoding UDP-glucuronic acid decarboxylase 1, whose product is MKQLHKQSSVNHRRDEEIPSNQTPPYSPKSLKQPRSLPRSINYLFKEQRLLFILVGILIGSTFFILQPTLSRLGPTEVRSSIPRSFSTDTNTTTTTATISHTQDASGSYSADSNKPFHGKVGRVPVGIGRRRMRIVVTGGAGFVGSHLVDKLIGRGDEVIVIDNFFTGRKENVVHLFGNPRFELIRHDVVEPILLEVDQIYHLACPASPVHYKYNPVKTIKTNVMGTLNMLGLAKRVGARFLLTSTSEVYGDPLQHPQKETYWGNVNPIGERSCYDEGKRTAETLTMDYHRGAGVEVRIARIFNTYGPRMCLDDGRVVSNFVAQAIRKQPMTVYGDGKQTRSFQYVSDLVDGLVALMEGEHVGPFNLGNPGEFTMLELAEVVKETIDPSATIEYKPNTADDPHMRKPDISKAKELLNWEPKISLREGLPLMVSDFRNRILNEDEGKGA